From a region of the Planktothrix sp. FACHB-1365 genome:
- a CDS encoding redox protein has product MFELIPFHKFRDTPSVRFFDITIANSNARDLVFHEGPAISPNNTETGYWQFYLHPHQEDNLLAVSGGRTFYLVNFAWKDPYHIVRLDANRHILRIPPGTFHRSVSDPDGSLVLNQAVRAAEATIQSEFRVYNSFEIPRLLKVTSKFGPEPILHGFDQEERKAA; this is encoded by the coding sequence ATGTTTGAATTAATCCCCTTTCATAAATTTCGTGATACTCCCAGTGTGCGTTTTTTTGATATTACAATTGCCAATTCAAACGCCCGTGATTTAGTCTTTCATGAAGGGCCAGCCATTAGCCCCAATAATACTGAAACCGGATATTGGCAATTTTATCTTCATCCCCATCAAGAAGATAATTTGTTAGCAGTGAGTGGGGGACGCACCTTTTATTTAGTTAATTTTGCTTGGAAAGATCCCTATCATATTGTTAGATTAGATGCGAACCGTCACATTTTGAGAATTCCCCCCGGAACCTTCCATCGTTCTGTTTCTGACCCCGATGGTTCTTTAGTTTTAAACCAAGCTGTTAGAGCGGCAGAAGCAACAATTCAAAGCGAGTTTCGCGTTTATAATAGTTTTGAAATTCCTCGTTTGCTGAAAGTTACTTCTAAATTCGGCCCCGAACCCATTTTACATGGTTTTGATCAGGAAGAACGAAAAGCGGCTTAA
- a CDS encoding carbohydrate ABC transporter permease: MLFPLVWLVSTAFKSPSENIFQFPPQLIPSQPTFQNFITVWKTNPFGRYLFNSLIVATLTVSLNLLFCSLAAYPLARLNFKGRDGIFTAIIATIMIPFQIVMIPLYVLTVQLELRNTYLGIIFPSIASAFGIFLLRQAFQSVPKELEEAARIDGCSELGIWWNVMIPAVKPALITLAIFVFIGSWSDFLWPLLILDQPDYYTMPLGVATLAGTFSLDWRLIAAGSVISIAPVLLLFLIVQRYIVPTDAGSGVKG; this comes from the coding sequence ATGTTATTCCCTTTGGTTTGGTTAGTGAGTACAGCCTTTAAATCTCCCAGTGAGAATATCTTTCAATTTCCCCCGCAATTAATTCCCAGTCAACCGACATTTCAGAATTTTATTACCGTCTGGAAAACAAACCCTTTTGGTCGATATTTATTCAATAGTCTAATTGTGGCTACCTTAACAGTGAGTTTAAATTTATTATTTTGTTCCTTAGCCGCTTATCCCTTAGCCAGATTAAACTTTAAAGGTAGAGATGGAATTTTTACGGCTATTATTGCCACAATTATGATTCCCTTTCAAATTGTGATGATTCCGTTATATGTGTTAACGGTGCAGTTAGAATTAAGGAATACTTATTTAGGAATTATTTTCCCTAGTATTGCTTCTGCCTTTGGAATTTTTCTCTTAAGACAAGCGTTTCAAAGCGTTCCTAAAGAACTAGAAGAAGCCGCGAGAATTGATGGGTGTTCAGAATTAGGAATTTGGTGGAATGTGATGATTCCGGCTGTTAAACCTGCTTTAATTACCTTAGCAATTTTTGTCTTTATTGGGTCTTGGAGTGACTTTCTCTGGCCGTTATTAATATTAGACCAACCCGATTATTATACCATGCCGTTAGGAGTAGCAACTTTAGCCGGAACATTTTCCTTAGACTGGCGATTAATTGCGGCGGGTTCGGTGATTTCCATTGCACCTGTTTTGCTATTATTTTTAATTGTACAACGCTATATTGTGCCAACAGATGCGGGGTCAGGGGTAAAAGGATAA
- a CDS encoding HD family phosphohydrolase, with amino-acid sequence MNTLHALTQQIERLCSRAHPPLSSVKPSEIPPSLRSYTTPSWPRRQRRNVNKNPGSVSSSTFFLVAVVSLTSVMGVRFYNQPKLDVGRVAPETIQAPWDASVPDIKTTDEKRKAAEIGAIPVLVIDVSINQEINQRIHKVLEQGTYIRNISQPFPFVDKGILSTEVQRYLRRCPEREWQDLLAQVEQVSVQIPPTIQPKIPNKKTATKFADWQQATLEAIRQQTLIQLKAYRRRTTPIEFSQLVSDITQARWRYAKALNAFSQDGLIDQEIFYTESFFEWPDTTWLQTQTGIHKITQEMLSQGIAPGLPDEILRQAIEIQVKNTIPSESQLFATHLLTEVLKANLVKDPLATRHRAELVAQKIETVTVNINKGEIIVLRGEKITQQDFVLLDYFGLSERGINSKGLMSLVGLVSAGVGLVLVVEWKFHRGLRRRDRLLLLLLTLSTPIIILLKLPLINLPAVGLLVGSFYGSAVGATVVGLLSVLLPIGMEIDNVHLLASAAGGLVGSLLAGQSRCREELALLGLGVGAAQGAVYLILNLMASATAGSIWYVLLKIVGLQVLEGIAWSIVALGLSPYLEHLFDLITPIRLAELANPNRPLLKRLATEAPGTFQHTMFVANLAEAAAQELGCNVELVRTGTLYHDIGKMHDPLGFIENQMGGPNKHDRINDPWESTQIIKKHVSEGLVMAKKYRLPKAIQAFIPEHQGNMQIAYFYYQAQQQAKENPRLVVNEAEFRYDGPIPQSRETGIVMLADSCEAALRSLKDATHEEALNMVNKILKARWQDNQLIDSGLTREEMSKIAEVFVRVWEQVNHKRIAYPKATLTCR; translated from the coding sequence ATGAATACGCTCCATGCTCTGACGCAACAGATTGAACGGCTTTGTAGCCGCGCTCATCCTCCCTTGTCTTCTGTCAAGCCTTCAGAAATACCCCCTTCCCTCCGCAGTTATACGACTCCCTCCTGGCCCCGACGCCAACGGAGAAACGTTAACAAAAATCCGGGTTCGGTGAGTAGTTCCACGTTTTTCCTGGTGGCCGTTGTTTCCTTAACCAGTGTTATGGGAGTACGGTTTTACAACCAGCCCAAACTCGATGTGGGTCGGGTTGCACCGGAAACCATTCAGGCGCCTTGGGATGCCAGTGTTCCCGATATTAAAACAACCGATGAGAAGCGCAAAGCCGCAGAAATTGGCGCGATTCCGGTATTAGTAATTGATGTATCTATTAATCAAGAAATTAATCAAAGGATTCACAAGGTATTGGAACAGGGAACCTATATCCGAAATATTTCCCAACCCTTTCCTTTTGTGGATAAAGGGATTTTATCGACTGAAGTTCAACGTTATTTAAGGCGCTGTCCAGAACGAGAATGGCAGGATTTATTGGCCCAAGTTGAACAAGTGAGCGTACAAATTCCTCCGACAATTCAGCCTAAAATTCCTAATAAAAAGACGGCTACAAAATTTGCAGATTGGCAACAAGCAACTTTAGAAGCTATTCGACAACAAACCTTAATTCAATTAAAAGCTTATCGTCGTCGAACGACTCCCATTGAATTTTCGCAATTGGTCTCTGACATTACACAAGCTCGTTGGCGTTATGCAAAAGCGTTAAATGCGTTTTCTCAAGACGGGTTAATTGATCAAGAAATTTTCTACACGGAATCGTTTTTTGAATGGCCTGATACGACTTGGTTGCAAACTCAAACGGGAATTCATAAAATTACTCAGGAAATGTTGTCTCAAGGCATCGCTCCCGGCTTACCCGATGAAATTCTTAGACAAGCGATTGAGATTCAAGTCAAAAATACGATTCCTTCAGAAAGTCAATTGTTTGCGACCCATTTATTGACTGAAGTTTTAAAAGCAAATTTGGTGAAAGATCCTCTAGCTACTCGTCATCGAGCGGAGTTAGTTGCCCAAAAAATTGAAACGGTGACGGTGAATATTAATAAAGGGGAGATCATTGTTCTTAGAGGAGAAAAAATTACTCAACAGGATTTTGTTCTCCTGGATTATTTTGGTTTAAGTGAACGGGGAATTAACTCGAAAGGATTAATGAGTTTGGTGGGATTAGTGAGTGCTGGAGTGGGACTGGTTTTAGTCGTTGAATGGAAATTTCATCGGGGTTTACGTCGTCGAGATCGATTGTTATTATTACTGTTAACGTTAAGTACGCCGATTATTATTTTATTAAAATTACCCCTGATTAATTTACCCGCAGTGGGGTTATTAGTGGGTAGTTTTTATGGGTCTGCTGTGGGTGCTACCGTGGTGGGTTTGCTTTCAGTTTTGTTACCGATTGGGATGGAAATTGATAACGTCCATTTACTGGCGAGTGCGGCGGGGGGACTGGTGGGCAGTTTGTTAGCGGGACAATCTCGCTGTCGAGAAGAGTTAGCGTTATTGGGATTAGGCGTTGGTGCGGCTCAAGGTGCAGTGTATTTAATTCTAAATTTAATGGCAAGTGCAACGGCGGGCTCAATTTGGTATGTGTTGCTTAAAATTGTGGGGTTACAAGTGTTAGAAGGGATTGCGTGGAGTATTGTTGCCTTGGGTTTGAGTCCCTATTTAGAACATTTATTTGATTTAATTACTCCGATTCGATTAGCCGAATTAGCAAACCCCAATCGACCGTTATTAAAACGATTAGCGACAGAAGCACCGGGAACGTTTCAACATACTATGTTTGTGGCTAATTTAGCAGAAGCAGCAGCACAAGAATTAGGCTGTAATGTGGAATTAGTTAGAACAGGAACTCTTTATCATGATATTGGAAAAATGCACGACCCGTTAGGATTTATAGAAAATCAAATGGGGGGGCCGAATAAACATGATAGGATTAATGACCCTTGGGAAAGTACCCAAATTATTAAAAAACACGTCAGCGAAGGGTTAGTTATGGCGAAAAAATATCGTTTACCCAAAGCAATTCAAGCGTTTATTCCTGAACATCAAGGTAATATGCAGATTGCTTATTTTTATTATCAAGCGCAACAACAAGCTAAAGAAAATCCTCGGTTAGTCGTGAATGAAGCGGAGTTTCGCTATGATGGGCCCATTCCCCAATCGAGGGAAACGGGTATTGTCATGTTAGCAGATTCTTGTGAGGCTGCTTTGCGATCGCTTAAAGATGCCACCCATGAAGAAGCGTTAAATATGGTGAATAAAATTTTAAAAGCTCGATGGCAAGATAATCAATTAATTGATTCGGGTTTAACGCGGGAAGAAATGAGTAAAATTGCCGAGGTTTTTGTCCGGGTTTGGGAACAAGTGAATCACAAACGGATTGCTTATCCTAAAGCCACATTAACTTGTCGATAA
- a CDS encoding 5-formyltetrahydrofolate cyclo-ligase, protein MLNQTKPELRRLLIKQRRSLLKKDWKEKSDQLCQNLKKYSLFQQSKTILSYFSFRQEPDLSLLWSNTTKIWGFPRCVEQSLTWHCWQPGDVYEINRYGILEPNINLPQLKPGEVDLILVPSVACDTQGYRLGYGGGFYDRMLSLPEWNSIPTIGIIFDFAYLPQLPIDAWDKPLNAVCTESNFFDLRV, encoded by the coding sequence ATGTTGAATCAAACTAAACCAGAATTAAGACGTTTACTGATTAAACAACGTCGTTCGCTATTAAAAAAAGACTGGAAAGAAAAAAGTGATCAGTTGTGCCAAAATTTAAAAAAATATTCACTTTTTCAACAATCCAAAACTATTTTATCTTATTTCAGTTTTCGTCAAGAACCTGATTTAAGTTTATTATGGAGTAACACGACTAAAATATGGGGATTTCCCCGTTGTGTTGAACAATCTTTAACGTGGCATTGTTGGCAACCTGGAGATGTTTATGAGATTAATCGTTATGGTATTCTTGAACCTAATATTAACTTACCCCAACTTAAACCAGGTGAAGTTGACTTGATCTTAGTTCCATCCGTTGCTTGTGACACTCAAGGATATCGGTTAGGATACGGAGGGGGATTTTATGATCGAATGTTGAGTTTACCCGAATGGAATTCTATTCCGACCATTGGAATTATTTTTGATTTTGCTTATCTTCCTCAATTACCGATTGATGCTTGGGATAAACCGTTAAATGCAGTTTGTACAGAATCTAATTTTTTCGATTTAAGAGTTTAA
- the recR gene encoding recombination mediator RecR translates to MGGSPTVYTRPLARLIEQLQHLPGVGPKTAQRLALHIIKRPDEDVQALAQALLDAKQQVGFCQVCFHLSAEPVCEICRHPQRDPDTICVVSDSRDVIALEKTREYKGKYHVLGGVISPMDGIGPEQLTIQPLIRRVSQQQIKEVIIAISPSVEGETTTLYLGQLLRPFTKVTRIAFGLPMGGELEYADEITLARALEGRRELE, encoded by the coding sequence ATTGGAGGCAGTCCGACGGTTTATACTCGTCCTTTAGCTCGATTAATTGAGCAATTGCAACATTTACCCGGTGTGGGGCCAAAAACAGCCCAACGGTTGGCGCTCCATATTATTAAGCGTCCTGATGAAGATGTGCAAGCCTTAGCCCAGGCGTTATTGGATGCGAAACAGCAAGTGGGTTTTTGTCAGGTTTGTTTCCATCTCTCGGCTGAACCCGTTTGCGAGATTTGTCGTCATCCCCAACGTGACCCCGATACAATTTGTGTGGTGTCTGACTCCCGTGATGTGATTGCATTAGAAAAAACACGGGAATATAAAGGGAAATATCATGTTTTGGGGGGTGTGATTTCTCCGATGGATGGTATTGGCCCGGAACAATTAACCATTCAACCGTTAATTCGTCGGGTAAGTCAACAACAAATTAAAGAAGTGATTATTGCTATTAGTCCGAGTGTTGAAGGAGAAACCACAACATTATATTTAGGTCAACTGTTAAGACCCTTTACGAAAGTCACCCGCATTGCCTTTGGTTTACCGATGGGGGGCGAGTTAGAATATGCCGATGAAATTACCTTAGCACGGGCGTTAGAAGGACGGAGAGAGTTAGAATAA
- a CDS encoding serine hydrolase has product MRQVWRWAITVTGSMTLIVGLGLTQALPSLGTASELYGARSLKELIVLRDRLIQELETPPKDRPEPNFFNSLFADPLEFEPNEILLQKLKTVEVQILVEERAEDSWKQAIRLATQAQKVANPNDPSPQQRKQVQDLWEKAINNLQEIPPHSLLAGQTSNKIKEYESSLSKITDKLLDARAKILEQIRQESGLTRQAMLTVCTLKRDCVNLRGNEPPASPASLIKVPVAIALLHKTAEEKISLDQKILVAGGNFTEDASSIRARQSYSLKELMGVMIDHSSNIATNQLIDYLGSDYINKFLEAEGYKFTKVNFKLMGDHIMPWRPGKGRNRLTSNELTEMMVEVYNYEHPSSQVLIDALNRQYDRVIGYAGLQGLPKTQWLGEKTGQNSRVIGTTVAAQINGEKYIITAIDNNTANVPQISTSVHKIAEYIVENGQL; this is encoded by the coding sequence ATGCGTCAAGTCTGGCGTTGGGCTATAACAGTAACAGGTAGTATGACACTGATTGTGGGTCTGGGACTGACTCAAGCACTCCCTTCATTGGGAACCGCTTCAGAATTGTATGGGGCTCGTTCCTTAAAAGAATTAATTGTATTGCGAGATCGCTTAATTCAAGAGTTAGAAACACCCCCCAAAGATCGACCCGAACCCAACTTTTTTAACTCTTTATTTGCTGACCCCTTGGAATTTGAACCCAATGAAATATTATTACAAAAACTAAAAACCGTTGAAGTTCAAATCTTAGTTGAAGAACGGGCTGAAGATAGTTGGAAACAAGCAATTCGTTTAGCAACCCAAGCTCAAAAAGTTGCTAATCCTAATGATCCTTCTCCTCAACAGCGAAAACAAGTACAAGATCTGTGGGAAAAAGCAATTAATAATTTACAAGAAATTCCCCCCCATTCTTTATTAGCAGGTCAAACTTCTAACAAAATTAAAGAATACGAATCTAGCTTATCTAAAATCACCGATAAATTATTAGATGCACGGGCAAAAATATTAGAACAAATTCGTCAAGAAAGCGGGTTAACTCGTCAAGCCATGCTGACGGTTTGTACCTTAAAACGAGACTGCGTTAATTTACGGGGAAATGAACCTCCAGCAAGTCCCGCTAGTTTAATTAAAGTTCCCGTTGCGATCGCGCTTTTACATAAAACAGCCGAGGAAAAAATTAGTTTAGATCAAAAAATTCTAGTTGCGGGAGGAAACTTTACAGAAGATGCTTCATCTATTCGAGCTCGTCAATCTTACTCTTTAAAAGAGTTAATGGGAGTTATGATTGATCACAGTAGTAATATTGCAACAAACCAATTAATTGATTATTTAGGTTCAGATTATATTAATAAATTTTTAGAAGCAGAAGGCTATAAATTCACGAAAGTTAATTTTAAATTAATGGGAGATCATATTATGCCTTGGCGACCGGGGAAAGGACGAAATCGATTAACCAGTAATGAACTCACGGAAATGATGGTAGAGGTTTATAATTATGAACATCCCTCTTCTCAAGTCTTAATTGATGCGTTAAATCGTCAATATGATCGGGTAATTGGTTATGCAGGTTTACAAGGATTACCAAAAACTCAATGGTTAGGAGAAAAAACGGGTCAAAATTCTAGGGTGATTGGGACAACCGTTGCGGCTCAAATTAATGGGGAAAAGTATATTATTACTGCTATTGATAATAACACGGCTAACGTTCCCCAAATTAGTACCTCAGTCCATAAAATAGCAGAATATATTGTGGAAAATGGGCAACTATAA
- the aroQ gene encoding type II 3-dehydroquinate dehydratase, with the protein MLSLLVLHGPNLNLLGQREPEIYGKTTLDGINRMLEQEAQLLEVQLSMLQSNHEGALVDAIHSAFGQHQGLLINAGAYTHTSIALRDAISGVGIPTVEVHLSNIYRREAFRHHSLISSVAIGQISGFGAESYRLGLQALVHHLKGQKA; encoded by the coding sequence TTGCTAAGTCTTTTGGTACTGCATGGCCCTAATTTGAATTTGTTGGGTCAGCGCGAACCCGAAATCTACGGGAAAACAACGTTAGACGGAATTAATCGAATGTTGGAGCAGGAAGCACAGTTGCTTGAGGTTCAACTTTCGATGCTTCAGTCTAACCACGAAGGTGCTTTGGTGGATGCAATACACTCCGCATTCGGGCAACACCAAGGTTTATTAATTAATGCTGGAGCGTATACTCACACAAGCATTGCCCTTCGAGATGCGATTTCAGGGGTGGGAATTCCCACCGTTGAGGTACATCTGAGCAATATTTACCGTCGAGAAGCGTTCCGGCATCATTCTTTGATCTCATCAGTGGCGATCGGCCAAATTAGTGGATTTGGCGCAGAAAGTTACCGTCTGGGACTACAGGCTTTAGTTCATCATTTGAAGGGGCAAAAAGCCTGA
- a CDS encoding ADP-ribosylglycohydrolase family protein has protein sequence MKQDSLCSQFQGAILGAVLAYELGQCWLTYGSVSPGKAGMELEDDPSLQPMISLLKTGVGHPQKPLSGVLSPPSSGNTGKLISQLTQSLIQYQGFDAVDYGRGVQTQIKPSFKSASEVALLGLPLGLFFHDNLRALQQLDWKGLEGVAEIQDGIGLMATAIAEMLTPNPDLHRLIPNLLPQLQPETALTAKLEQVQTLLEHRASLETAVRQLTQTTKASSANFDSENWIALALSFYCFLTTPEDYSLTVLRSLQTGYHPELTATLSGALSGGYQGLRGIPTRWRLAFSEKPLFSQTDPKIENNSVEFNNYETELLQLAHHLFAIWSGVYHPIPSHPACKTFTQSAVATPTRMRIQE, from the coding sequence ATGAAGCAAGATTCCTTATGTAGCCAATTTCAGGGGGCGATTCTCGGAGCAGTCCTCGCTTATGAATTAGGTCAATGTTGGTTGACCTATGGCTCCGTTTCACCGGGTAAAGCCGGGATGGAACTTGAGGATGATCCATCTCTGCAACCGATGATATCTCTGCTCAAAACAGGAGTTGGACATCCTCAAAAACCTTTGTCTGGGGTACTATCTCCTCCTTCATCTGGGAATACAGGAAAATTAATTTCCCAACTCACCCAAAGCTTAATCCAATATCAAGGCTTTGATGCGGTTGATTATGGCAGAGGGGTACAAACCCAAATCAAACCTTCGTTTAAGTCGGCTAGTGAAGTAGCTTTATTGGGCTTACCCCTAGGGTTGTTCTTTCATGACAATTTGAGGGCGTTACAACAGTTAGACTGGAAGGGATTAGAAGGGGTGGCCGAGATTCAGGATGGGATAGGGCTGATGGCGACCGCAATTGCTGAGATGCTCACACCTAACCCAGACCTTCATCGGCTGATTCCTAACCTTTTACCCCAATTACAGCCAGAAACAGCTTTAACGGCTAAATTAGAACAAGTTCAAACCTTATTGGAACACAGAGCTAGTTTAGAAACGGCAGTTCGTCAATTGACTCAGACGACAAAAGCCAGTTCTGCTAACTTTGATTCTGAAAACTGGATTGCTTTAGCCCTAAGCTTTTATTGTTTTCTGACCACTCCCGAAGACTATTCTTTAACGGTTTTGCGATCGCTACAAACAGGATATCACCCCGAACTGACTGCGACCCTAAGTGGTGCCTTATCGGGTGGCTATCAAGGCTTAAGGGGAATTCCTACCCGATGGCGTTTAGCCTTTTCAGAGAAACCGTTATTTTCCCAAACTGACCCAAAGATTGAAAATAATTCTGTAGAATTCAACAATTATGAAACTGAGTTGCTACAGTTAGCTCATCACTTATTCGCGATTTGGTCAGGGGTGTATCATCCCATTCCTTCTCATCCCGCTTGTAAGACTTTCACACAATCAGCCGTAGCAACCCCAACCCGGATGAGAATACAAGAATAA